A genomic stretch from Aedes albopictus strain Foshan chromosome 2, AalbF5, whole genome shotgun sequence includes:
- the LOC109621339 gene encoding chitinase-like protein Idgf4, translated as MMGLIKSAVTAVCLVVALLAPTSHSQSTAKVLCYYDGANFLIEGLGKVSLSDIEAALPFCTHLVYGYAAVDPDSNKAVSRNANLDLDTGKGNYRQVTGLKRKFPGLKVLLGIGGYRFSAASPKYLELLESGAARITFINSVYSIVKTYDFDGIDLAWQFPQNKPKKIRSSPGKLWHGFKKVFTGDSVLDEKADEHREEFTALLREMKNAFRSDGYQLGVTVLPHVNASMFMDIPAIVNYLDFVNIAAYDMQTPERNKKEADFYAPIYELTERVPGNNVDGLVKLWLNSHAPASKLIVSIPTHGRGWKMTEDSGITGVPPLVADGASPAGPQLQQEGFYSWAETCAKLPNPSNTALKGADAPLRKVGDPTKRFGSYAFRLPDSSGEHGMWVTYEDPDTAGNKAAYVKAKGLGGIALNDLAFDDFRGSCAGEKYPILRAAKYRL; from the exons ATGATGGGGCTGATCAAATCAGCTGTCACTGCGGTGTGTCTGGTGGTGGCACTGCTGGCCCCGACCAGCCACAGCCAGTCCACGGCCAAGGTTCTGTGCTACTATGATGGAGCCAACTTCCTGATCGAAG gtctCGGCAAGGTATCGCTCAGTGACATCGAAGCCGCCCTGCCCTTCTGCACCCACCTGGTCTATGGCTACGCCGCCGTCGATCCCGACTCCAACAAAGCCGTCAGCCGCAATGCCAACCTCGATCTCGACACTGGCAAGGGCAACTACCGTCAGGTGACCGGCCTGAAACGGAAATTCCCTGGTCTCAAGGTCCTGCTGGGAATCGGTGGATACCGCTTCTCGGCTGCCTCTCCCAAGTATCTGGAACTGCTGGAATCGGGTGCCGCTCGCATCACCTTCATCAACAGCGTCTACTCGATCGTCAAGACATACGACTTCGATGGAATCGATCTGGCCTGGCAGTTCCCGCAGAACAAGCCCAAGAAGATCCGCTCCTCTCCGGGCAAGCTGTGGCACGGATTCAAGAAAGTGTTCACCGGCGATAGCGTCCTGGATGAGAAGGCCGACGAACACCGTGAAGAATTCACCGCTCTACTGCGCGAGATGAAGAACGCTTTCCGCTCGGACGGATACCAGCTTGGAGTCACTGTTTTGCCGCACGTGAATGCCTCCATGTTCATGGACATACCGGCCATCGTTAACTATCTGGACTTTGTCAACATTGCCGCTTACGATATGCAAACTCCAGAACGCAACAAGAAGGAAGCCGACTTCTACGCACCGATTTACGAACTGACGGAGAGAGTTCCCGGAAATAACGTTGACGGACTCGTCAAgctttg GTTGAACAGTCACGCCCCGGCTTCGAAACTGATCGTAAGTATCCCAACTCACGGACGCGGATGGAAGATGACCGAAGATTCCGGCATTACTGGAGTTCCCCCACTGGTGGCGGATGGTGCTTCTCCGGCTGGTCCTCAACTGCAGCAGGAAGGTTTCTACTCGTGGGCAGAAACTTGCGCCAAGCTTCCCAACCCGAGCAACACCGCCCTGAAGGGTGCCGATGCTCCTCTGCGCAAGGTGGGCGATCCAACCAAGCGATTCGGTTCGTACGCATTCCGTCTGCCCGATAGCAGCGGTGAGCACGGAATGTGGGTGACCTACGAAGATCCGGATACCGCCGGGAACAAGGCCGCCTATGTCAAGGCTAAGGGCTTGGGTGGAATCGCTCTGAACGATTTGGCTTTCGATGATTTCCGTGGCAGCTGTGCCGGCGAGAAGTACCCAATCTTGCGGGCTGCCAAGTATAGACTGTAA